The genomic stretch TTTTCTCTGTGTTCGGATGACAGCCCAATACTGGAGCTCGCCCAAAAAAGAAAGGGCAATGAGATGCGAAAACGAAAAcatcaaatttttatttttatttttagttaCTATTAACCAGAATTCGATTTATTACTTGATTCACTTTGGTTTGATGTTAATGTCTGGAAATGTTGTTGCGATACATTTCcaagtaaaatatttgattatgTAGTCAATTGATTCTTTTATAGGTATTGTTTCCTTCTTGATAATAGTCATTCTAATATTGTCTACATAACTACAAATAAATTGCctttgtttattttaaaagtactgtctttttttttttttttttagtagaTTTGTctttatttctaataacTAAACTGATAGATCCAATATTCTTAAGTTAATACATTCATATTGAgtgattaatttttaatacatttgtaataataaaaaaaatataaaaacaaaaaaaataaatcaataaaagaCAAAAGATAGGCCAAAGCAAAAGGTACTGTACCGTAATATAGCATAACAAACAATAATACTTATTCCCATAGCTTATACataccaataatatttaataaaatattatacaaaGTATATAACATATCGAAACTTAATACCATCCCTAAAGATACACATAACCTCTTACACATATTGCATATATCAGTTAAGTAAAAATGGTCAAAGATATGGAATACTATGATGTGTTGGGAATCCAACCAGATGCCACCCCGgctgaaattaaaaaagcaTACCGTCGTAAGGCTATGCAAACACATCCTGATAAACACCCAGATGATCCAGATGCTCAATCGAAGTTCCAAGCCGTTGGTGAGGCATATCAAGTATTAAGTGATCCACAACTAAAATCTCGATATGATCAATTTGGTAAAGATGATGCTGTCCCACAAGCAGGTTTTGAAGATGCTgaagaatattttactGTCATTTTTGGTGGGGAAGGCTTCAGAGATTGGATAGGAGAATTCTCGTTATTCAAGCAAATGGGTGATGTAGATGAGATGGGACTAGATGAAACCTTAAATGATTCAAGTGAAAGTGGGAATAATACTCCAAATGGTAACGCTACTGGGGATATTACCAAACATAATGGTAAGACATCTTCAACTGATCAAAAGGCAAAATTATCCAAAGAACAAAAGGAGAAATTAATGGAAATGGAGAAAAAAAGACGTGAAGATATGGCAAAACAAGTTAATGAACTAACCAAAAAATTGAACGATAAGATTTCAGATTATTTACTTGCAGTTAAAGGTGGtcatttaaaagaatttacaacaaaattaaatcaagaaatagaagaattaaaattagaaagtTTTggtttagaattattatacttAATTGCAAGAGTTTATAAAACTAGAGCAAGTAACTTCATTATGTCTAAAAAGACTCATGGTTTTTCCAAATTGTTTACTGGTGCTCGTGAAAATGCCAGATCGGTCAAGGCCACGTATAATTTACTTTCCACTGGTCTTGAAGCTCAAAAGGCAATGGAACAAATGAGTGATGTGGATACTGATAAATTAGATGATATAGAAAGGgtaaaatttgaaaatgaaatggCAGGTAAAGCTTTAGGTGTTATGTGGGCAATGTCAAAATTcgaattggaaaaaaaattaaaagaggtttgtaataaaattttgacTGATAAATCTGTTCCATCGAAAGAGCGTGTtgcaaaagcaaaagccATGATTTTCTTAGCTGATAGATTCGCAAGTGCTAAAAGATCGCCAGAAGAAGCAGAAGAAGCAAGGGTATTCGAAGAGTTGATCTTGGGTGAACAAGAGAAATCTAAGAAAAAGCCTCGCAGATGAGCTTAGTGATTTCATTAAATCTCTCATCCCATAAATTTTCATGTCATTTATGAAGTTAGCAAACTAACAATTGGCccccttttttttaactttgtATAGTAATTTAACTTGAAGAATgctaatttcttcttcaagtATTTCTCttcatattatatttttttttatttttgtacTTTCTTCCCTGTCTACATTTTTATTCTGTTTTTTGCTTctatcttttattatataaaagtaaaattattttatagaaGTAGTTTCTGGGGTATTCTGGTTGGGCTTCTTCTGTCTTTAGGTGAGTTCGTAGTACAATTCATCAACCGCtaacttattttttttatattttgttttgaaaaaaatcttttcataattcttttctacttttttttaaaattcgttttttataattgatattcaagtaatgatattgatagAATTAC from Henningerozyma blattae CBS 6284 chromosome 4, complete genome encodes the following:
- the CAJ1 gene encoding Caj1p (similar to Saccharomyces cerevisiae CAJ1 (YER048C); ancestral locus Anc_7.217) produces the protein MVKDMEYYDVLGIQPDATPAEIKKAYRRKAMQTHPDKHPDDPDAQSKFQAVGEAYQVLSDPQLKSRYDQFGKDDAVPQAGFEDAEEYFTVIFGGEGFRDWIGEFSLFKQMGDVDEMGLDETLNDSSESGNNTPNGNATGDITKHNGKTSSTDQKAKLSKEQKEKLMEMEKKRREDMAKQVNELTKKLNDKISDYLLAVKGGHLKEFTTKLNQEIEELKLESFGLELLYLIARVYKTRASNFIMSKKTHGFSKLFTGARENARSVKATYNLLSTGLEAQKAMEQMSDVDTDKLDDIERVKFENEMAGKALGVMWAMSKFELEKKLKEVCNKILTDKSVPSKERVAKAKAMIFLADRFASAKRSPEEAEEARVFEELILGEQEKSKKKPRR